A window of Solanum stenotomum isolate F172 chromosome 3, ASM1918654v1, whole genome shotgun sequence contains these coding sequences:
- the LOC125860605 gene encoding glucan endo-1,3-beta-glucosidase 8-like, which yields MGKLLVNVFLVTFLVFLGHNVEGLGVNWGDISSHKLPPKDVVKMLQENGIKKVKLFNNDETILNALAGTGIEVMIGISNQLLKDLVNPDVAKKWVKENVTRYEPKSPKGVNITLVGVGNEPFLRDYKDTLTNVTGPALENIQNALNDAGLGDTTKATVPLNADVYLSPSWNPVPSGGFFRADIIDPLNYILKVLNKNKAPFMVNIYPFLSLFYGNGAFPFDYAFFDGVSNPLKDKDGVEYTNCFDANLDTCAAALAGAGYGNMTIMVGEMGWPTDGNNYGNVTLAEKFYKGFVSYLAKGKGSPRRPGNVEAYLFALFDEDRKSTLPGNFETHWGLYYDDGTPKFPLDLHGNKKTLVSVPNVEKLSKKWCVIKPDVKNFTDLMTYACDRADCTPLTNGSSCQNLNDAAKASYAVNAYFQNNQQKDDSCNFEGKATVTTKDPSQGTCNFTIGFKSLTSLSPSPSPLPSSDHSDAKAPSSSSSSTSPSTPKFLAFASMGISFLVSLFFM from the exons atgggAAAGCTTTTGGTTAATGTTTTCCTAGTAACATTCTTGGTGTTTTTGGGGCATAATGTGGAAGGACTTGGGGTTAACTGGGGTGACATCTCCTCCCACAAGTTGCCTCCTAAAGATGTAGTCAAAATGTTGCAAGAAAATGGCATTAAGAAGGTGAAGCTTTTCAATAATGATGAGACCATCTTGAATGCCTTGGCTGGAACTGGCATTGAGGTCATGATTGGCATCTCTAATCAACTCCTCAAGGATTTGGTCAATCCTGATGTTGCCAAGAAATGGGTAAAAGAAAACGTCACACGCTATGAGCCTAAGTCTCCTAAAGGAGTTAATATCAC ACTTGTAGGTGTTGGTAATGAGCCATTCTTGAGAGATTACAAGGATACATTGACAAATGTTACAGGACCAGCATTAGAGAATATCCAAAATGCACTAAATGATGCTGGACTTGGTGACACCACCAAGGCAACTGTACCTCTAAATGCTGATGTTTACTTGTCACCAAGCTGGAATCCTGTACCTTCTGGGGGATTTTTTCGCGCTGACATCATTGATCCACTCAACTATATTCTTAAGGTGTTGAACAAGAATAAAGCTCCTTTCATGGTCAATATTTATCCTTTTCTTAGTCTTTTCTATGGAAATGGTGCCTTCCCTTTTGACTATGCCTTCTTTGATGGTGTGAGCAATCCTCTTAAGGACAAAGATGGTGTTGAATACACCAACTGCTTTGATGCCAATCTTGACACTTGTGCAGCTGCTCTGGCTGGAGCAGGGTATGGCAACATGACCATTATGGTAGGAGAAATGGGATGGCCTACAGATGGAAACAATTATGGTAATGTGACATTGGCTGAAAAGTTTTATAAAGGATTTGTATCATATCTTGCTAAAGGAAAAGGTAGCCCACGTCGCCCTGGAAATGTTGAGGCATACCTATTTGCCTTATTTGATGAGGATAGGAAGAGCACACTCCCAGGAAACTTTGAGACACATTGGGGACTTTACTATGACGATGGAACGCCAAAGTTCCCTCTTGATTTACATGGAAATAAAAAGACTCTTGTCTCCGTGCCAAATGTAGAAAAACTCTCCAAAAAATGGTGTGTGATCAAGCCGGATGTTAAGAATTTTACAGATCTTATGACATATGCTTGTGACCGCGCAGATTGTACACCTCTTACTAATGGATCATCTTGCCAAAACCTTAATGACGCTGCCAAGGCTTCATACGCCGTGAATGCCTATTTCCAAAACAACCAACAAAAAGATGATAGTTGTAATTTTGAAGGCAAGGCAACAGTAACCACAAAGGATCCATCTCAAGGGACTTGCAATTTCACCATTGGCTTCAAGTCACTtacttctctttctccttctccttcccCTCTTCCTTCTTCCGATCACTCAGACGCTAAGGCtccttcatcatcatcatcatcaacttctccttcaactccaAAATTTTTAGCCTTTGCTTCCATGGGAATCTCTTTTCTTGTTTCACTATTTTTCATGTAG